TCCCTTATTTTTGACTTGAAGCACGTAAAAAATCAGCCACTAGGATGTTGGCCTTACTGCAGGGGAATGGAAACACTTGTGCATTTCTCATGAGTGATACGTTCAGCTTGATAGCATGGAAGCTTGACGGGgatgttttggtgttttttctagGGGGACGGGGGaaggtttttttgcttgtttgtttgttttttaactttccagCAGGTCATACCTGAAGACTATAGGTCTCTCCCTAGACATGGCTTTGAAATGCACAGAATACATTTTGGTACATTAATATAATTGCAAAAAGGttatctccctttttctttagTTTGATTGAGTTTTCTGTCATTGTATAGGGTCCCAAACTCCTTCCAAAGTATCAAGTAAAGGcctttctcactcctcactgtTCTCTGGATTTTCACCTCCTCAAAAGGGTGAAGGCTGGACTactttatttactgaaaaaaagaatatattttgcatCAGAGGTATCAACACCGTATTTCTATATAGTTGGTAAGTAACATTAGTTCTTCAGCTTTATAATGAAATGTGTACTTACACTGTCAAAACTCTATTGTTTTCACTttactttccaaaaataaaatgaggttgattttattccctttgtatgtatacatacaaGGTAACTGTAGGACGTTTGAAAATGAGGAAActcaggagagaaaggagagagaagaactACAATATTACTTGGAATTTACAAACCCAGTCTGCACTGAAAATAGCTTCTAACAGatgatctttatttttactgtcagCTTCCCTTTTACTTAACCTGTAAACAATTTTTAtagtgaaagcaaaatgagaCAGTGCCACTGAGGCAATTGCCTGATCTCTCTGCTTTGGTGATGAGTAGAGAAATGGGGGGCTGAAAGGTTGGCAGCCCAGAGCAGGAGAGTTACAGTAAGCAGTTTGTTACATGAAATgggttttaattttgtttatcttttcaTCTGTACTAGATATTGAGATTAAACTAGATGAAGAAGGCTTTGTTTTGCCTGCTGTTCAATGTGAGGAGGTACACAGACGgtaagagaataaaagaaaccaTGGCTAAAATGTTGGTGAACATCGATAAAGAACATCCAGAGTGAAAGCCTAGCAAAATTAAAGTTAATTGGagttttgcatttgcattttgtacTCAGCAGAGTTGAAGTTTCACACTGAAACCTTTGGCAAAAGGGCAAAGTTTGTAAAAATGATCTCTTTTTCCTTATTGTCTTGCCTCGTGACAATAAGTTGTCAGACAATTAGTCTCTCTACCCAGTGACAGTCATGATCAAAGTAATCCTGGTTTGACTTACACTCGTGTATTTTGATCTTAATTCTCttgcaaactaaaaacaaatttattctgACTGAGAAGCAAAAGATTTAGCATAGTTTAAACCAGGTTGAGTTCATAAAAGTTCTTCTTGAAGAGATCCTGTGTAACGAGGATGGTTGCTACAGACACTGTTTGCGTCGAAAGATGCATAcgtatttaaaaacaagttaaacaAGGACTGTTTAGGGAAACCTTAGATACAAAGTTAGGCAACTTGCCTGTGCTGTGTTTGCAACTGTGCTTCTGTGGATAAAGCAAAATTCTATGAAGAGGTCATGTTTGCTCCAGCTTGACATTCACAAGGCTCACAGAATAAcataaatgctttcaaaaatctaaatgtttgaaaacgagctttgaattttttaaaaaactacaGCTTTCATGTTTAAATAAAGTCACAATATATTTAACctactgaaaatgtattttatagtggataaacaaattttcttttaagtcaaTGTAATTTTATATAACCAAATGGGAAAAAGCATAGTTGCAGTCCATGATGCTGCCAACCATATGCACAGGTTTAACTTGAATCCCTAATAAGTTGAATAAAGTTAGCTGCTGAAATGTTTTCGAGATGAGACGAGTATTTGCTACTAGAAGAATTCAAAACAGCTTACTGATAGTAGTGTTAAAAATATCACACTCTTATCGTTAACTTGtatagtaatttttatttagagCATATAAGTAGGCTTTTCAGATCTGTTTCACTAAGCTTCAGTCCCTGTCCCCCAACTTTAAATTGAGTGATTTATAATGGCCTAAAATAGATAACTCCCATCCTACAATGTTTAATTGCAGGAGGTGTTAGGGAATAAGAGGAGGTATTGTCTCATCCTTAGGGACTGCAGTAGTTGTGTAGACTAAAATGATTGACTTTTTTCTGATATATAATACTTGTGCTTGATTTTAGAATTGCCCTCTGTGTCGATGGTCAAAATAGGTTCTGCATTAACAGCCACAATCTGCTGGGAGAGGAAGCTATCAAACAGAGGCATCTTCAGTTACTTGGTTATAAAGTTGTGCAGGTAAAGTCCAGCAACAGCGGTTTGCATCCAGAGCCAGTGGACTATGGctaacaaaacataaaatacttaaaattgtAGTTGCAATCACGTCCCATGGCAGgtataattttgtcttttctacaTTGTGTTCTTTTTGCCTAACTTTTGCCTTTTGGGGGGTCTGTTGCATaagttccttcttttttcttggaTTAGTTAGTGTTTCCTGCCTGTACAAATAGTAGCCGCTTGAAAGTGTACTTCTCTGCAGTGATTGCAGTTCaaatcttaaatgaaaatgttttgttaagaGTTCagtaggatcatagaatcactgaacggtttgggttggaaaggacatTAAGGATCACCCAGTtgcaaccccctgccatgggcagggacacttcccaccagaccaggctgcccaaagccccatccagcctggccttgaacacctccagggatggggcatccacagcctctctgggcagcctgtgccagtgcctcaccaccctctgggtaaagaatttcttccttatatctaatctaaatctcccctctttagtttaaagccattcccccttgtcctgtcattacacagagtccctccccagcttttctgtaggcccccttgaggtactggaaggctgcaatgaggtctccctggtgccttctcttctccaggctgaacaaccccaactccctcagcctgtcttagtgggagaggtgctccaaccctctgatcatcctcatggccctcctctggactcgccTAAGGATCCAGAGGATCCTGGATCAGGATTTGCagttaaatacttttttaaaagatatgaatttggagtttaaaaacaagagtttaaaaaaaaaaagaattgctttgtataataaatacaattttcacaAAGCAGGGTACGTACTTTGTTTTGCCTGTTGAATAAATAGGGATATTTTTATCCCTAAACATATTTTGGACCAAAACACTTTTAGATTTTCAGATACCTATTTCCCTTTACAGTCACTTACCACATAAGCCTGACTACTTTATATTTAACTTAGTATAAATTGTAATGAATATCATTCTTTGCTTTGCAATAACTTCTCTTCAGGTAATTCTTCCAAGTTTTGCAGGTCAATAATATGTTTAGgattaaatgtttaattttaaagtacAGCTTCTTTTGATGTGTAATTATCCATCTGTTTAATGAAAGTTAATCTTACCCAGTTGTTTATTAGAGGATATCTCCAGCAGttattttggtttcatttccAGGTTCCATTTTTTGAGATAGAAAGTCTAAACACTAGCAGAAAAATGGCAGAATATctacacaaaaaaatctttcctcgCACATATGGACTTGGCTGCTGACACTTGGGAATAATACTTCTTCACAACTTGACCTCCTGTACCATGAAGTGCACATATTGTGCGTGGAAGagcaattctgttttctaagTAACTCCACGTACGATGATTTCAGCTTCTGAATGTGTGACCTTCCAATATTTGGAAGAATTGACATGTAAAGAGTAATAAAGAGCAACATATTTTCTTAAGTtttgtgtaaatatttgttACAGGACAGATGAAAGTCTCAAACAGTCAGTGCtgcatttcccttttattttcactggttCAAACTCACAACTTTATATAGACTGGTGTGGCTATTTAAGGATACTAACTGTCGCTGTATGTACAAAATGTGCCATGTTACCtaccactattttttttttgacagtataaaaggaaattatgcaAATTACTCATAGGTGGTCGTATGAGTTCCCAAGCGTTTCATAAAACTAGATTTTATAGTGGCTGCACAAGCACTATTGGCTTATAGCACATAGTTAAGAGCTGTAGAGTGCTGTTCACTGAATAGTCATGccttacagaaaataagaatttctaTGAAAGGTGTTCCTTTGTCACTACCTGAGCATTAAAGTGAGAAGTCAGTCACTCAGAACTGAATGAGGAACAAGTAGGAGGAGGAACAACAcatgaaaagctttcagaagtgAGGAGGGATGAGAAGGGATTGAAAGAGAAGGGGGTGACATAAGCAAGGAAATCAATAAACTGACACTGTATCCTGATGACTCACTCCTTTGTCTAGGGTGGAAGTGAGCCGCTGATGCGTATTCCTCACATTGGCCAGAAGGTGGTGGTGTtctcaaacatttattttcccgTAGTTTTTTCGACACAGATGGTTTGTAAATATAGAAAAACTACTTAAAAGAAGTAATTTGTACTGACTGTACTAAACTAAAAATAACCTTTACAGAATATGGTGATATTCCATCTCATTCTTCACTGGCATACTTTTCATACTCTTAAAAAAGCATTCTGGTATTgttagaaaacatttccttctcactttatttttactctgattccttttcatttaatgCTGCTGGATTTGTTTAATGAAGCATTTATTGTTGAAAAGGAATGTAGTAGTTACTGCCCTCTTGTCCACAGCCACTGAAATAGGGAACCATGAAGGTTGTATAAATGAAAGGGACAAACACCTCTCAGAATGGACTGCTCTGTAAACTTGGCTTCTCGCATCATACTAAATACTCTATTGTTTGCCTAGTTTACTGCTTATCCGGGCCCCAGATGAAGAAGTTActtgtttgtattatttttttttacatttcctatTCTTTAGTATCTGAGAGAACTGCAATGTCAGTCAACACTGTGGACTTCCAGACCTTCTTGTTCAAGTATGATCAGCCTGGCTACACGTTCCTTATTGAACAGCATCAATATTGCTGCAGCTTTAAACAACAGTCAATGGCACCTGAGAGCCAAACTACTGTACATCCTGCAGAAGATGTTTCTTCTCCTGGAAGTACCTTAAAACTCAACTGCTGGGTTCAGTGAGAATACAAAGAGGTAGATGTTTAAGAAGGTTTAGACATTTACCTCTAGGtatgctttttaaatgactCCTTGTGGCTTTTTGATCCTTTCTACCAAATGAAttagttctttttctcttgctagtaccttttctgctttttttttttttcattttccagcagtGGGTACAGAAACAaggatgttttttcttgtgACAGCATTCAACAGATCAGTCCCTCGGACAGCATTTGTGTAATTAAAGTCAGCAAAATGGAtgcatgaaattatttaaaCCTAAATTTTAGCATCTATTTAAATGCTAAGTACTCAGACATTCTTTTTAACTTGACTTCCACTTGAAGTCTACTGAAATTGTGAAGCACTTCTGGAAATCAGACCATTTCTTTACTTGCCCATTTATAGGTTAAGCCCATCCGTTTTGGAAAATCTGGGTTGAATCACTGTTTCAGCTGTTGTGAAGATAAAATGATGCTTAGCATCATTTAAGTCACATAGGTGGAATGACTGCCTGAAATAGCACAGGCAGCTGTTCACCCAACAGGTCTCATTTCCAGTGTTACTTCCTAAAACGTTCGTCTCTTGTTGATGTTCTTCAAGAGATTTTTATGAGGCTATAAGGAGAAAACATACATTTGAATTAGCAAGAGGAAAAGTACAGCTGCTActtcatccaaatcattttcattagttaaaacacagaggaaaagacaaaagcactattttgctttttgacatgagttttgtttgtttgtttgtttcttcttccacatAAATGTTTCTGGCAATGCCAGATACAAGAGATTTAGCATGGATCCAGGCTTGGGGAGGGTTTTTCCAATAGGCAGGTGATGCCATTTTTCCTGTAGAATTCTGCCTGCATGTGATTAATCCTTGCATGACCTTTCATCGGCTGCTCTGTGGGCTTATTTATGCGCCTCCCATACTCTGAAGATGACAAAACAGCGACAGGTCTTGCcatttcctgtgaaaatgtAACATTCTCCTTATGATAAAATCACAGAGCGAATACTTGGCAGTTATCTACTGCTAAATGTGCTGTGGCTGGGGGCACAATAACAGATGGAACTGTACAGCATCTGCTATACAAAggtatattttatttagcagtGATCTGCACTCTTACTGTTCAATCCCTGAcctatttttttatgtatattaaTAAACCACGAATGTATCACTAGATGACGAGATGATAAGGTATCAAActgtgacacacacacacacacacaggcgATCACCATGTGATTACTGGCAAAGTAACTACTGTGTTACTGGAAAGTggcacagattttattttcattcttatttttcttgtgcatGGACTTGCACAACTGAAAAACCAGAGATTTAGTTCGTGTCCCTTATTACAGTAACCTTACTTATTACCCTGCTTGCACAATTCAGTAAAACCattatatgaagaaaaaaaaatcaaagcctaAAGAAAAACCCTGCACAACCCTTGGTGCGTGCAACCTTCCCCTGGAGGACATAAAGCATGCTATTGGATTTCTGCGCGATGAAGGGTTTTACTAAAACTGCTTGTAGTTGTAAGATTATAGAAATAACTGCTCTGCAATGATGGGAAGCAAAGTTGCTGAAAAATAACCCAACCAAGACAAGATTATTTTAAGCCTGTCCTTAATAAGCTGCATTTTAAGTGACTGTGCAATCACTAGCTGCAATCTGCAGttccttcctgtgctgcagcaatAGGGAGCTCTGGAGTCAGAAGGGAAAGgcagggtttgtttgtttttctttccctagcCAAAGGTCTCAGATTTATCAGGCTGCTTGTGTGTTTGTGCACTGGCTAACACAATAAGCCTTGGTCCCCAATGTGTTTACCTAGTACTGTGATATAAATAATATCTACAAGAAGAATCAAAATGCAGTCCACACCACAGTTCAGGTACAAACAAATGAGCTCTTTTCTACAACATAAATGGGTCTGAGCCATACCAAAATTTACGATTGGGCCTGTGAAACGTGTGAACTACCACATTTCCTGCGAGAATGCAGGATGAAGTACAGAGCCAAGGGAACTCGTAGCAGGGCAGTCAGGTGTGTAACATATCCAGATAGACAAATCTAGACCCGAGATTCTTGGGAAGATGGTGAAAGCcctttttttcagacaaaacagaGCATGAAAAAGCAGCTATTCTCCAAATCTCCTACAGCCTTCCTGCCCATCTTGCTCCACCCCACTGAAAGCTATTCAGTACACCAAGTTCCAaccccaccaaaacaaaaaacaacagtcaagaacagaaggcaaaaagatCAGACCAttttctccccatccctcctgtgGATAAATATTGAGAAAGGAGAACTGACAgattttttcatagaatcactgagtggtttgggttggaagggaccttaaagatcacccagttccaaccccctgccatgggcagggacacctctcaccagaccaggttgcccaaagccccatccagcctggccttgagcacctccagggatggggcatccacagcttctctgggcaacctgctccagtgcctcaccaccctctgaatgaagaatttcctccctatatctaatctaaacctactctcttttagtttaaagtcattatcccttgtcctgtcactacactccctgacacagagtccctccccagctttcctgtaggtcccctttaggtactggaaggccgctgtaaggtcttcctggagccttctcttctccaggctgaacaaccccaactccctcagcctgtcttcagaggagaggtgctccagccctctgatcatccttgtggccctcctctggtcTTGTTCTAATATGTCAATGTCCTTCTTACGTTaggggtcccagagctgaatgcagtgctccaggtggggtctcacaagagcagagtagagggggagaatcacgTTCCTCACCCTACTGGTCACTGATTTTGATGCtgcccaggatacagttggctttctgggctgtgagTGCACATTGCCGGATCACatcaagcttctcatcaaccaacacacCCAGGCCCTTCACTTCAGAGCTGtatttcatgatttttgtgGGTTCTGCATTCAGCAGATATAATTTTTACCAACAGCTGGCTGGGAAGCATCCCATTACATGCCCTCACAGTGTGTAATTCTACCACTGTTAACACTTGAAATCAGCAATAGCAACCATGTACAAACACTCTCTCTGCAGTCACTGCATTATGTGCAGCTAAGCTGAGCGTCTGTGATTGTGCTGCTGGATTCCCTGGGTGGACCCACGCTCTCTGCAGGGAATGAAGGGCTAACTTGtagtggtttgggttttttccTGTTCAAAGAAAGAATTGCACTGTGGTAGATTCCGCCTGTCTCAGTGCTGTACTAGAGAGATGTGGATTtgggcatttttatttattatgttttataaaattGTTAGTATTACGTAAAGTCAGTGGGGGCCATTGAGGTAATTGAAGAGCAGGAGTTGAGTACGTGACCTGCATTTAGTTACGGGTAAGTCCAGTGTTGGGCATCATCACGTGTGTGAGGATCATGTTGCAATGTTTAACAGCTGTGGTTTTGATGTGCCTCCACGCTAATTAAGGGACTGGATTAAGGGACACCTGTTCAGAACAGTTCCCAGGCAGAGTCACTTGCATGCGTTGCCCAGCAGGGCTAGTGTGCATTCTGACCCAAAAGTGCTTGCTTTAGCAAGCAAACTTTTAGGAAAGTGAGTTTTGGTGATACTGAAGGGACGCGAGATCTCAGTTAAAAGCCTTAGCTTTGCACTAACAGAAAAACTGTTTCTACACAAATTTCCCAGATGGATGTTGGGTTTGGGCTTGGGGGTCGTGGTGGGATTGGCTTGGTTTAACTTAAACAAAAAGGATCATTTTTCATTAGTCATTTCCATGGCTTTTGGTCTCATGTGGGTTTGCAGTTTTGCTACTGGGCATGAGCAGGGGATAGTAATGGGAACTTTTGTGATTCCCTTGAGCGCATCTAATGCTCCCTGCACTGTCTGATGGAGTTGAAGGGGACTATGAGTGTGCACGGAAATGTCTGGCATATATAGCTGCTAGTAAGAAGAATTACAAGCAGTGGCCTTTGTCCCAAATTTTCAACAGTTTTATTACCTAGcaattacagtaattttaacttcttctctcttccttcttccatttctatCCTATCTAACACAGGCAACCACTCTTAGCTTACCCACCTCTTTCCATTCTATGAACCCTCTGCATTTTTGAGGACATTAACACACAGAGGTtacattttgtctgtttttgaaCATCCTCTGCCTCTTTGAttgtctgtgtgtatatatatacatatatgtatatgtaacGTGTATATGTGTATTATTCAGATGctgtatggaaaaatatatttgtatatatgtatatattacagtatttttattttcaaggcatctgtttaaaaatgtgtctgCATACTTCCTTAGCTATCAGGCTACACACTAAATCCAGATTCTGCTGGCCTTTAACACATTGGCTTCAGCTAGCCTTTTCCAGGCGTGTCCATAGTCTTCTGATTGACCTCCTCTTTGCGTGAGCTCCCTATGAATTGCCTTCCTGCAGGGCAATCTGGTGTAAGTTTGAGTAACGAACACACTAGCTTCAGAGACCTGGGCTGTCTCAGCAAATGTCGATTGACACAGCAGAGTGCAGGGAGGGAGGATGTCACAGGGCGGTGGTTGAGTCGGAGCCCCTGGTTCCAGTCCTCTTAGCAAGAAGAGTTTTCAAGCATCACAGAAGCAGCTGTAGGACCACCAGAACTGCAAACTCCCAAGGGGCACAGACTGATCAGAAGTTATCCTCAGTAACCGTGAAACTCTGTAACAGGTGGTTTGCCTCCCTGTGTGTACCTCTTTCCCGCACCCTTTACCTTAAATAAGGTTTGTCACATGGAAATCCACAGGATGCAAAGAGCAGGAGCTAGCTCAGGTGTCTTGACTTGCTAATAAACTCCAGCCACctcaaaatgtaaaaaatacctttaacaaagagaaattattaACGGGTTACCTCATCGTTAATGTGAAGACCATGACTCTTTGAGTGTTCTCTGTCACATCGGTGAAGTTTTTTCTTGTAACCCTctggtcttttaaaaatagaatcataAGTGGAAACCCCTCCTGCcttgagaaaatgagaaaaatggcTAATTAGCAGTATTGTTCAGCTTTATTGGTTACATAATACACGTAGTCAATTCAATAATAAAACAGTGCACATATAGCATTAGATGATGGCAAACGTAATATATCTGAGGTACCATTAGCATGTTTGGGTCATTCCTTTGAAATAATTCGcaataaaaataccaaatgaggtgtggctatttatttatttatttatttatttttgatctgTTCATCTTTCAAATTTCCCTTGTGGCAAATTACCTCAATTTTTCCCTGTAATCTGTTGAAATTTTTGGAAATGTAACtgctttatttgtttgctttacttctgtttttctgaacttCATACCCTCCTTCTTAAATTTGTAAATTTGTCAAATAATCTGGCACTGTTATGtaaaaggaaagcagggagtttcaaaattcatttggaatgaagaaaatattagtgCTCTGCAATGGAATCACTATTTAATTTCTGATTAAAGCAGAACTGAGAAGAGTTCAGACACCTGCCACAGTGGTAATCCTGTCAACTGtaacatatgaaaataaagcaaacccCAAGCCAAAATATTATTACATTTATGGTATCTGTTGACATAGTTACATCCtaaaaacaacatgaaagacCTGATCTGCTAAGAAATGCATTAGTGAAATCcgataaaaaaaaagttatcagtGGAggaatttcaaaaacaaaaagacccaTATCCCCTGTTTTAATATGCTGTCAGTTGTTTAAGACCTTCATTAAAAGGTCCACATTCCAGTGAACATGCCAATCGATTACTGTTTTTATGCATGGTTTACTAGCCCTGTCCTAGATGATCTGCTTTAGATCTTCTGCCACAGGTACAGAGACAACACTTCTGTGCTCAAAATCCTGGTAACTctgctgttgtttctctttgttgttAAATGCTGACTTACTAGGCTGCAGTGGTGAGGCATCCTCTGTGTAATGCTACTGAAGCTAAGCACTTTGCAAACATTCATTAATATtccaggcacagaaaaaaagaatgaatttccCTTTTCCATATAAATTGAAATTTTCCAATGGTCTAATTCCTTAATAGTGCAGAAGAATGGGTCAAGTCTGGTTCCTCCCCTGTGGCCAGGCCCTGTGCTGTGAAGAGACCTATTTAACAGCTGTTACCACTTTCCATTTGCATGCCACTGGAGTAGCTTTTTCTACAAACCAGGTCATCGGGAGTGTGAAAGTGGACTTTGTATTGTAAACAAAAGCTCTACCATATGGTAGCTAATTCTGTGCAGACTGGACGGACATCCTTCCTGCCAGCTCCACCACCCTGAGCACACCAGTCAAACCCTCTGACCTTCCCCAGCCTTACTCCTGTTGTGCCTTCCCTGCCGTGTCCTGGTAAGCACGACACTGACTGCGCTGGTTCACATTTGGCTCTGAGCACCTTCCCAAGGTGACACTGAGATCCACATGACAGCATCGAAAATGGCAGGGCCTCCAGCGGGGCCACCGGGCCAGCGCTGGAGAAATCTGCACTGCTGCTCACTTAAGGGACAGCGGGTTCACAGGGTCTGGCCAGCCGACTGACACATTAAGTGTCAGTGTAATACCTTCTGGAAGCATTCAGTTATCAATGCAGATGTCTGTTTTATTGTCTGAGCTGCTCTGttgatttttcacattaaagTTAAGCGTACAGAGAAATCTGTGTGATGCACACTGGAAACCGTTTCCCTTGACTGCAAATGGGGCAGTGTCGTACAGAAGGGCCTCAGCCCGCCTTTGTCAGAAAAAAGCAGGCAGTGAACCCATGCCTTGAGGCAGGTGATGCTCTTCATCACCCCACCTCTAGCATTTCCCTAAAGACACTTACCTTCTTGCATTTCAACAGCACTACGGGGCTGGTGGGTCCTTAATCCTTGCACAGCTGCTGGCAAATTTATCTGCTTTCTGTCATCACCCAGTGAAAGATACTTCCCTCATTTTCTATCCACACATAGCACATACCTGTCACGCTTCATGAAGGcctttgaagatgaaaattgCTATCTGAGTGCCAAGTTACCACATCAGACTGCCTAGCTCAAGAGTAGAGCGTGGCATTTTCATaggcctcccccctccccagctggtAACTCACGCCCTTGAGATGCTTCCCAGGCGCCAGGCACCCTGCCAGCTATGCAGGACAACGAGCACTGCTGCCAAAAACACGGGGGCTTCGCTTctccccccagcaccagccctcaCCTGGGCCTCTCGGTGGAAGTAGCTGAGCTTCGCGGGGCCCTCTCGCCTAGGCGGGATGTAGCTGAAGGCGGACAGGGAGGAGACAGGAGGCTGGCGCCTCCTTCCCACCCcgctgcctccttcctcctcatcccCTCCGtgctctcctgcccctgctggggCGGGGGCCGCCATGTTGCCTGCTAGCGTTACCTGGTAACGCTCTGCCATGGCGGGGCGGGTGCAGGCGGCCCAGCCAAACGGGTCATGGAGGAGGGAAGGGCCGGGCTGAGCACTCCTGGGGTGAGGCGGTGTGGCAAGGCGGTGTGGCAGGACCAGGCGGCCCACAGGGCTGTGTCCCAGCCCAGGGAAGCTCATGGTGTGTGTTAAacctggaaatatttaaatgtgagGCC
The genomic region above belongs to Cygnus atratus isolate AKBS03 ecotype Queensland, Australia chromosome 2, CAtr_DNAZoo_HiC_assembly, whole genome shotgun sequence and contains:
- the CFAP90 gene encoding uncharacterized protein C5orf49 homolog: MAAPAPAGAGEHGGDEEEGGSGVGRRRQPPVSSLSAFSYIPPRREGPAKLSYFHREAQAGGVSTYDSIFKRPEGYKKKLHRCDREHSKSHGLHINDEEMARPVAVLSSSEYGRRINKPTEQPMKGHARINHMQAEFYRKNGITCLLEKPSPSLDPC